A portion of the Blastopirellula sediminis genome contains these proteins:
- a CDS encoding WD40 repeat domain-containing protein has translation MAKTKSSVKPTIWQGNRQPVQQAVAFSPCGRYLAAAGGESPRKYNIALWDATSGELIDCQLVEDSTATQVCFHPDGKRLITAGMKPDSIAVRDLSDLTRVTSIPAVSNYYIWDVSLSPDGKKLLVCSWDDCTYVVDLATGKSNLFPSTKGAEFGSALFSPAGKTIAAATAHEGRVSVLQATSGKCLTRFRAHDDNCCILAFSSDGQYLATGGEGKKRNGEIALWDTHTWKNVWKRNANRIAVHGGTFSCDDQYLATTGNDNVVMVFNVEEGKLIEKLTGPKNALFNGVSFASDAYWLAAADEKLLVWQLDEMLGAEEP, from the coding sequence ATGGCCAAAACAAAATCTTCGGTCAAACCGACAATCTGGCAAGGCAATCGTCAACCGGTACAACAAGCGGTCGCCTTCTCTCCTTGCGGACGTTACCTGGCGGCCGCCGGCGGCGAATCGCCCCGCAAATACAACATCGCCCTGTGGGATGCGACTAGCGGCGAGTTGATTGACTGCCAACTGGTGGAAGACAGCACTGCGACGCAGGTCTGCTTTCATCCCGATGGAAAGCGGCTGATTACCGCCGGGATGAAACCGGATTCGATCGCCGTTCGTGATCTCTCCGACTTGACGCGCGTCACTTCGATTCCAGCCGTCTCAAACTATTACATCTGGGACGTCTCTCTCTCTCCCGATGGAAAGAAACTGCTTGTCTGTTCATGGGACGACTGTACGTACGTTGTCGACCTCGCGACCGGCAAATCGAATTTGTTTCCTTCCACCAAAGGGGCGGAGTTTGGCAGCGCACTCTTCTCACCCGCGGGAAAAACAATTGCCGCCGCAACGGCGCATGAGGGACGCGTCAGCGTCTTGCAGGCGACCAGCGGCAAGTGCCTGACACGATTTCGAGCTCATGACGATAACTGCTGCATCCTCGCCTTTTCTTCCGACGGTCAGTACCTGGCGACCGGCGGAGAGGGAAAAAAACGGAACGGAGAAATTGCCCTCTGGGATACCCATACCTGGAAGAACGTTTGGAAGCGAAACGCGAACCGGATCGCCGTCCATGGCGGAACGTTCTCTTGCGACGATCAGTATCTCGCGACGACAGGCAATGACAACGTCGTGATGGTATTCAACGTCGAGGAGGGAAAGTTGATCGAAAAGTTAACGGGGCCGAAAAACGCCTTATTTAATGGGGTCTCCTTCGCTTCCGACGCTTATTGGCTCGCCGCGGCCGATGAAAAACTGCTGGTCTGGCAACTGGACGAGATGCTCGGCGCCGAAGAGCCGTAG
- a CDS encoding sensor histidine kinase, producing the protein MSQRPTETNSAGGASLFRVRSLRWRIQIWYAAVLATVIIAFGSVLYILHRTNRFHEIDNELSSAVEVLTGQLRAANSQTLDAFLHGGPTSAASTPELLQAIEKLNADLRVPSTFAPRRIAHPFEAPYFAIWRSGGQLATLSTSEDIGELNPPVIDARALAKRITYRDRGLFREAYAAGPEDSTVLVGRYIGPDVRDIRNVLFLICGTGTLVFAIGLVGGWIVSAYSIRPLLEIRRVAADISERNLADRIETERMDMELADLANILNDTFARLEAAFQRQKQFTADASHELRTPLAVMQMHQQLALAKQRSPEEYREALETCQHATQQMRQLVESMLALARADEAAGAGNQEPFDLKPLVEECLAQTQPLLDAQQTHIETNLAAALVIGDRNRLSQVITNLLTNLTVHCPPQTAATITLAAAGDRVELSVADNGPGIAAEDLPHIFDRFYRVDQPRSRQAGSVGLGLSICRTIVESHGGTITAESSPESGCTFRISLPAATSDPNAEQ; encoded by the coding sequence ATGTCGCAGCGGCCCACTGAAACGAACAGCGCCGGCGGCGCCAGCCTTTTTCGCGTTCGATCGCTGCGGTGGCGGATCCAGATTTGGTACGCCGCGGTGCTCGCGACGGTGATTATCGCCTTCGGATCGGTCCTCTATATCCTCCATCGAACCAACCGCTTTCACGAGATTGACAACGAACTCTCCAGCGCCGTCGAAGTGCTGACCGGGCAGTTGCGAGCCGCCAATTCGCAAACGCTCGACGCCTTTCTCCATGGCGGCCCGACCAGCGCAGCATCCACTCCTGAACTTCTTCAAGCCATTGAAAAACTAAACGCCGACCTCCGCGTTCCTTCCACTTTCGCTCCGCGGCGGATCGCTCACCCCTTTGAGGCGCCCTACTTCGCAATCTGGCGTTCCGGCGGTCAACTTGCGACCCTTTCGACCAGCGAAGATATCGGCGAACTCAATCCTCCAGTGATCGATGCGAGAGCGCTCGCCAAACGCATCACCTATCGCGACCGGGGACTCTTTCGCGAAGCGTACGCCGCTGGCCCCGAAGATTCGACCGTATTGGTGGGACGCTATATCGGTCCCGACGTCCGTGACATTCGCAACGTCCTCTTCCTGATCTGCGGGACCGGCACGCTCGTGTTCGCGATTGGTCTGGTCGGCGGATGGATCGTTTCGGCCTATAGCATTCGGCCCTTGCTCGAAATCCGTCGCGTCGCGGCCGATATCTCGGAACGCAATCTGGCCGATCGGATCGAAACCGAGCGGATGGACATGGAGCTGGCCGACTTGGCGAACATCTTGAACGACACGTTCGCCCGACTGGAAGCGGCGTTCCAGCGGCAAAAGCAATTCACCGCCGATGCGTCGCACGAATTACGGACGCCGCTCGCCGTGATGCAGATGCATCAGCAACTGGCGCTCGCCAAGCAGCGCTCGCCAGAGGAATATCGCGAAGCGCTGGAAACGTGCCAGCACGCGACCCAGCAAATGCGTCAGCTGGTCGAATCGATGCTGGCTTTGGCTCGCGCCGATGAAGCTGCTGGCGCCGGAAATCAGGAACCGTTCGATCTGAAGCCGCTCGTCGAAGAATGCCTGGCCCAGACCCAACCGCTGCTCGACGCCCAGCAGACCCACATCGAGACGAATCTTGCCGCGGCGCTGGTAATCGGCGATCGCAATCGTTTGAGTCAGGTAATTACCAACCTTCTGACGAACCTGACCGTTCACTGCCCGCCGCAAACCGCGGCGACAATCACGCTCGCCGCAGCAGGAGATCGCGTCGAGCTGTCGGTCGCCGACAATGGCCCCGGGATCGCAGCCGAAGACCTGCCGCACATTTTTGACCGTTTCTATCGGGTTGACCAACCTCGTTCGCGACAAGCAGGAAGCGTCGGACTTGGCCTGAGCATTTGCCGCACAATCGTCGAGTCGCACGGGGGAACGATCACCGCGGAAAGTTCGCCGGAATCGGGATGTACCTTTCGCATTTCGCTTCCCGCCGCAACTTCCGATCCCAACGCCGAGCAGTAG
- a CDS encoding LamG-like jellyroll fold domain-containing protein has product MTSYEQILELADRQFDGSATPDEIAQLETLLADDAGAQKAYLRYALMNGQLPLSPPALGKPTIAPTEPVAAPPKVAVPSRHRQRWYVGVWMSVAASLLIAITIGIAQYAANEETPDELAQSSYDNRQPPLGMVGKLGADELGPMTLSVEQGETEFASNGGANVRVTGPGMLGVNSPQGGVLYNGAVHAKPESPESRFSVTAANLRVVDSGTEYQVAMLDDRHVRVEVLNGQVDVQSRIRLPLYYWHFDDPAEAAHSAVAAIATPMTLGEKTKRVAGIIGSGAVRFDNTPASFVQIDEGTGGEVGEGGMACSSGITLEAMFVSNWSGKPFDYDEIFRKEDGVYRILLSFQNDGDVGDYDQPEVTPGPCLSFGLHIEKQGYSELDMPLDGRDGRPTVAELTDGRPHHVVATYDSFSGRKSIYIDGELRFEHQFPVGGLILCGGQAPAVIGNMWRMQEPFAGVIDEVALYDFPLTADEISAHYVNASIGKRYFGEESGPLAAGRWRSVTLVTAGMPRIFDKQTGEPVDVLIP; this is encoded by the coding sequence GTGACAAGCTACGAACAAATCCTGGAACTGGCCGATCGGCAATTCGACGGCTCGGCGACGCCAGACGAAATTGCGCAGCTCGAGACGTTGCTCGCCGATGACGCTGGCGCGCAGAAGGCGTATCTCCGTTACGCGCTGATGAATGGCCAATTGCCGCTCTCGCCGCCGGCGCTGGGGAAACCAACAATCGCGCCGACCGAACCAGTCGCCGCGCCGCCGAAAGTCGCTGTACCGAGCCGCCATCGACAGCGATGGTACGTCGGCGTTTGGATGTCGGTCGCAGCTTCGCTATTGATCGCCATCACGATTGGGATCGCGCAGTATGCCGCCAACGAGGAAACGCCTGACGAACTTGCACAATCCAGCTACGACAATCGCCAGCCGCCGCTTGGGATGGTCGGCAAGTTAGGCGCCGACGAACTTGGCCCGATGACGTTGTCGGTCGAGCAAGGGGAAACGGAGTTCGCTTCCAATGGGGGCGCGAATGTGCGGGTCACGGGGCCTGGTATGCTCGGGGTCAATTCGCCCCAAGGGGGCGTTCTCTACAACGGCGCCGTCCATGCGAAACCGGAGAGCCCGGAGTCGCGGTTCTCGGTTACCGCGGCGAATCTGCGCGTCGTTGATTCCGGTACCGAATACCAGGTCGCGATGCTTGATGATCGGCATGTTCGCGTCGAAGTGCTAAACGGCCAGGTCGACGTACAGTCGCGAATTCGGCTACCGCTTTACTATTGGCACTTTGACGATCCGGCCGAAGCGGCCCATTCGGCCGTGGCGGCGATCGCGACGCCCATGACGCTTGGCGAAAAGACGAAGCGCGTGGCCGGCATCATCGGCAGCGGCGCCGTTCGTTTCGACAACACGCCCGCCTCGTTCGTGCAGATCGATGAGGGAACCGGCGGCGAAGTCGGTGAGGGGGGAATGGCTTGCAGCAGCGGCATCACGCTCGAAGCGATGTTCGTTTCCAACTGGTCCGGCAAGCCGTTCGACTACGACGAAATCTTCCGCAAGGAAGATGGCGTCTACCGGATCTTGCTTTCGTTTCAAAATGACGGCGACGTCGGCGATTACGATCAGCCGGAAGTGACGCCGGGGCCTTGTCTCTCGTTTGGTCTGCACATTGAAAAGCAGGGATATAGCGAACTCGATATGCCGCTCGACGGCCGCGATGGTCGACCGACCGTTGCGGAACTGACCGATGGACGTCCGCATCATGTGGTGGCGACCTATGACAGCTTCAGCGGACGCAAGTCGATTTACATCGACGGCGAACTACGCTTCGAACATCAGTTTCCGGTCGGCGGTTTGATCCTATGCGGCGGCCAGGCTCCGGCCGTGATCGGCAATATGTGGCGGATGCAGGAACCGTTTGCTGGCGTGATCGACGAAGTGGCGCTCTATGACTTTCCGCTGACTGCGGACGAGATTAGCGCTCACTATGTAAACGCGTCGATCGGCAAACGTTACTTCGGCGAAGAATCAGGCCCCTTGGCTGCCGGGCGCTGGCGCTCAGTGACGCTGGTGACCGCGGGAATGCCTCGCATCTTCGATAAACAGACGGGCGAGCCGGTTGACGTTCTGATTCCGTAG
- a CDS encoding sialate O-acetylesterase, whose product MSLRSALLSLVLLPFVSLMSFAAEPNLVKLPPKEKFQLFLLVGQSNMAGRGKVEAQDKEVNPRVLTLNKGGQWAPAVDPLHFDKPGIVGVGLGRTFGLEIAKANPDVTIGLIPCAVGGTPIEHWVPGAYDPPTKTHPYDDMLPRAKKALESGTLCGILWHQGEGDANPTRSKVYEKNLTELVARLRKELNAPDVPFIIGQLGQFEARPWNENTHAVDNAQRHYAETHDNAAFVSSDGLNHKGDNVHFDAASYRELGKRYAKAYLEMTQDK is encoded by the coding sequence ATGTCGCTTCGATCCGCACTGCTGTCGCTGGTTCTGCTTCCTTTCGTTTCGCTGATGTCCTTCGCCGCCGAACCTAATTTGGTGAAGCTGCCGCCGAAGGAAAAATTCCAGCTCTTTCTGCTGGTCGGCCAATCGAACATGGCGGGACGGGGCAAGGTCGAAGCGCAAGACAAGGAAGTCAACCCGCGCGTCCTGACCCTCAACAAAGGCGGCCAATGGGCTCCGGCCGTCGATCCACTTCACTTTGACAAGCCAGGCATCGTCGGCGTCGGCTTGGGACGCACCTTCGGCTTGGAGATCGCCAAAGCGAATCCTGATGTGACGATCGGTTTGATTCCGTGCGCCGTCGGCGGAACTCCGATCGAACATTGGGTTCCCGGCGCCTACGATCCGCCGACCAAAACGCACCCGTACGACGACATGCTCCCCCGTGCGAAAAAGGCGCTGGAGTCAGGAACCCTCTGCGGCATCCTGTGGCATCAAGGAGAAGGAGACGCCAATCCGACTCGGTCAAAAGTCTACGAAAAGAACCTCACCGAATTGGTCGCTCGACTGCGGAAGGAACTGAACGCCCCGGACGTCCCGTTCATCATCGGCCAGCTTGGTCAGTTTGAAGCCCGCCCCTGGAACGAAAACACGCATGCCGTCGATAACGCCCAGCGTCACTACGCCGAAACCCACGACAACGCCGCGTTCGTCTCGTCGGACGGCCTGAATCACAAAGGCGACAACGTCCACTTCGACGCCGCCTCGTACCGCGAACTAGGCAAGCGGTATGCCAAGGCGTATCTCGAGATGACGCAAGACAAGTAG
- a CDS encoding PSD1 and planctomycete cytochrome C domain-containing protein — protein sequence MKLVTPKWIARNTLLAGLLLFLGFGTATGADFFQDEVAPILQKKCLSCHSGAEPKGDFSLQSASAALADGYIEPGDAAASHLVELITPTNGTAEMPKDADPLSAAELAVIRKWIDNGAKWPEEFVLKEPAVADFTWWSYQPLVRPSVPEADDGWARTPIDHFILQTWKDRGLHASPAADRRTLIRRVTYDLIGLPPTPEEIAAFEQDNDPQAYEKLVDRLLASDHYGERWARHWLDVAKYADTCGYDKDKLRPNAWPYRDYVIRSLNEDKPYGRFVQEQIAGDVLFPGEPDGVLGLGFLAAGPWDFIGHVEVPESKIDGKVARNLDRDDVVSNVINSFCSVTVQCARCHNHKFDPITQENYYGLQAAFAAIDRAERPYDQVPEVLQQQRELEKQKSQLKSDLAKLDQQIKQDGGPRLEEIEKSLAQLKSQAAVEKTPEFGYHSAIVASPTTEKWVEVDLGQPAKIAQLAIHPCHDEFGGIGAGFGFPVRFQVQVALAAGEWVTVADHTKEDFPNPGLTPLMIDGAAEPIRFVRVTATQLTERKDDYILALSEVEAINAAGENVALGAKVTSLDSIEAPIRWARTNLTDGKWARDPNPDRGAKVAELTAERKRLVSPEREQQLAQLQTSLASIERKITELPKSRMVYAAATEFPTQGNFKATGGAPRTIRLLHRGDVQNPREELPPGVLPLASDSNWRFSADMPEGERRAAVARWLTDKDHPLVWRSIVNRIWQYHFGDGIVATPNDFGRMGAKPTHPELLDWLACEFRDDGQSLKKLHRMIVTSNVYRQSSAHDEEQAEIDAGNQYLWRMNRRRLEAEEIRDSILAVSGALNTKMGGPGFYLFALEKTEHSPHYEYHKFDPSDPASHRRSIYRFIVRSQPDPWMTTLDCADSSQSTPRRNETLTSLQALSLLNNPFNLLMAEKFADGLQQEYPTLPEQVDRAVLLTTGQKPTDAQRAELVAYAEQHQLVNLCRLLFNLSEFVFVD from the coding sequence ATGAAGCTCGTCACGCCGAAATGGATCGCCAGAAACACGCTCCTTGCGGGTCTCCTCCTTTTTCTGGGTTTTGGTACCGCAACGGGCGCCGATTTTTTCCAGGACGAAGTTGCGCCAATTCTGCAAAAGAAGTGCCTCAGCTGTCACAGCGGCGCCGAACCGAAGGGGGATTTTTCCCTGCAATCGGCCAGTGCGGCCTTGGCTGACGGCTACATCGAACCAGGGGACGCAGCGGCGAGCCATCTGGTCGAGCTGATCACGCCCACCAATGGGACCGCCGAAATGCCGAAGGACGCGGATCCCCTCTCGGCGGCCGAGTTGGCAGTGATCCGCAAGTGGATCGATAACGGCGCGAAATGGCCGGAAGAATTCGTTTTGAAAGAACCGGCCGTCGCTGACTTCACCTGGTGGTCGTACCAACCGCTGGTTCGCCCATCGGTTCCTGAAGCGGACGATGGCTGGGCACGAACGCCGATTGATCACTTCATTCTGCAGACCTGGAAAGACCGCGGGCTACATGCTTCGCCCGCGGCCGATCGCCGGACGCTGATTCGCCGCGTCACCTACGACCTAATCGGACTTCCTCCCACGCCAGAAGAAATCGCCGCGTTTGAGCAAGACAACGATCCGCAGGCCTACGAGAAGCTGGTCGACCGCTTGTTAGCGTCCGATCATTACGGCGAACGATGGGCCCGGCATTGGCTCGACGTCGCCAAGTACGCCGACACATGCGGTTACGACAAAGACAAGCTTCGCCCCAACGCGTGGCCCTATCGCGACTACGTCATTCGCTCGCTGAACGAAGACAAACCGTATGGCCGCTTCGTGCAAGAGCAAATCGCCGGCGACGTTCTTTTCCCAGGCGAGCCGGACGGAGTGCTGGGACTTGGTTTCCTTGCGGCCGGGCCGTGGGATTTCATCGGCCATGTCGAAGTGCCGGAATCGAAGATCGACGGGAAAGTGGCGCGCAATCTCGATCGCGACGATGTCGTCTCCAACGTGATCAATAGTTTTTGCAGCGTGACGGTCCAGTGCGCTCGCTGTCACAACCACAAGTTCGATCCGATCACACAGGAAAACTACTACGGTCTCCAAGCCGCCTTCGCCGCGATCGATCGAGCCGAACGTCCCTACGATCAAGTTCCCGAGGTGTTGCAGCAACAGCGAGAACTTGAAAAGCAGAAATCGCAACTCAAGTCGGACCTCGCAAAGCTCGATCAGCAAATCAAACAAGACGGCGGACCACGACTCGAGGAAATTGAGAAGTCGCTCGCCCAACTGAAGTCGCAGGCCGCGGTCGAGAAAACGCCGGAGTTCGGCTATCACAGCGCGATCGTCGCCAGCCCGACGACGGAGAAGTGGGTGGAAGTTGATCTTGGTCAGCCGGCCAAGATCGCCCAACTCGCGATTCATCCCTGCCATGACGAGTTCGGCGGCATCGGCGCCGGGTTTGGGTTTCCGGTTCGCTTTCAAGTTCAGGTCGCCCTAGCGGCGGGAGAGTGGGTGACGGTCGCCGATCACACCAAAGAGGATTTTCCGAATCCAGGTTTGACGCCATTGATGATCGATGGCGCCGCCGAGCCAATCCGCTTTGTCCGCGTCACCGCTACCCAATTAACGGAGCGGAAAGACGACTACATTCTCGCCCTGTCCGAGGTCGAAGCGATCAACGCAGCGGGCGAAAATGTCGCTCTCGGCGCCAAGGTCACTTCGCTCGATTCGATCGAAGCGCCCATCCGCTGGGCCCGCACCAATTTGACCGACGGAAAATGGGCCCGCGATCCGAATCCCGACCGCGGGGCAAAGGTCGCCGAACTGACTGCCGAACGTAAGCGTCTCGTTTCGCCAGAGCGCGAGCAACAGCTGGCTCAACTGCAAACGTCGCTCGCTTCCATCGAGCGAAAGATCACGGAACTTCCCAAAAGCCGGATGGTTTACGCCGCCGCGACCGAATTCCCGACGCAGGGGAACTTCAAAGCGACCGGAGGCGCGCCCCGGACGATTCGTCTCTTGCATCGAGGAGACGTTCAAAACCCGCGAGAAGAATTACCCCCCGGCGTCTTGCCCCTCGCTTCCGATTCCAACTGGCGATTCTCCGCCGACATGCCGGAAGGAGAACGTCGCGCCGCCGTGGCGCGTTGGTTGACCGACAAGGATCATCCGCTCGTTTGGCGATCGATCGTCAACCGGATCTGGCAGTATCACTTTGGTGATGGAATCGTCGCTACGCCGAACGATTTTGGCCGGATGGGGGCAAAGCCGACGCATCCAGAGCTGCTCGATTGGCTCGCCTGCGAGTTTCGGGATGATGGCCAATCGCTGAAGAAGCTGCATCGGATGATCGTGACCAGCAACGTCTATCGCCAGTCCTCCGCCCATGATGAGGAGCAAGCTGAAATCGATGCGGGAAATCAATATCTCTGGCGAATGAATCGGCGCCGTTTGGAAGCGGAGGAAATACGGGACTCGATCCTGGCGGTCAGCGGCGCCCTCAACACCAAGATGGGCGGCCCCGGCTTTTACTTGTTCGCCCTGGAGAAGACCGAGCACTCGCCCCACTACGAGTATCACAAGTTCGATCCCTCGGATCCGGCCTCGCATCGTCGCAGCATCTATCGCTTTATCGTCCGCTCGCAGCCCGATCCCTGGATGACCACGCTCGATTGCGCCGACTCTTCGCAGAGCACGCCGCGACGCAATGAAACGCTCACCTCGCTTCAAGCCTTATCGCTACTTAACAATCCGTTCAATCTGCTGATGGCCGAGAAGTTCGCCGACGGGTTGCAGCAAGAATATCCGACTCTTCCCGAGCAGGTCGATCGTGCGGTCCTGTTGACGACCGGTCAAAAGCCGACCGACGCCCAGCGTGCGGAACTGGTCGCCTACGCCGAGCAGCACCAGTTGGTCAATCTGTGCCGCTTGCTGTTCAACCTCAGTGAATTCGTCTTTGTCGATTAA
- a CDS encoding sigma-70 family RNA polymerase sigma factor translates to MSVTNDEVHLLAGNERHAVHEEQPPPTSDYEDFLRLFTRDQLRVLAYIRALVHDHAVASDVFQETSLELWRSFATFRRDEEFAPWALGIARHQVLKYWRTRDRDRHVFSETLLAELSTAAIDMARELEPRQEALDECVGLLSDRQRELIRLFYGENQSAAAIAEGWNRSVHAVYKSLKVMRRALLECVESKLGNDTA, encoded by the coding sequence GTGAGCGTCACGAACGACGAAGTCCACCTTTTGGCCGGAAATGAACGGCACGCCGTGCACGAAGAGCAGCCCCCACCGACAAGCGACTACGAAGATTTTCTTCGGCTGTTCACGCGAGATCAGCTTCGCGTGTTGGCCTATATCCGCGCGCTAGTGCATGACCATGCGGTGGCGAGCGATGTGTTTCAGGAAACGAGTCTCGAACTGTGGCGGAGCTTTGCGACCTTTCGCCGCGACGAAGAGTTCGCTCCCTGGGCGCTCGGCATCGCACGTCACCAGGTGCTGAAGTATTGGCGAACGCGGGATCGCGATCGGCATGTCTTCAGCGAGACGCTGTTGGCTGAACTTTCGACCGCCGCGATCGACATGGCGCGTGAATTGGAGCCGCGGCAGGAGGCGCTGGACGAATGCGTCGGCTTGCTCAGCGATCGCCAACGCGAGTTAATTCGCTTGTTCTATGGTGAGAACCAGTCGGCCGCCGCGATTGCGGAAGGTTGGAACCGCTCAGTCCATGCCGTTTACAAGTCGTTGAAGGTCATGCGCCGCGCACTGCTGGAGTGCGTCGAGTCGAAGCTCGGAAACGATACGGCGTAA
- a CDS encoding alpha/beta hydrolase produces the protein MKRILVTLSLLLLAQPLFAKELKELHDLPYGDHPRQVLDFYPAKSDKPTPVVFYIHGGGWQGGDKKTNPKAFNDKGISVVAINYRYVKQAVEEGVKPPVKAPLSDAARALQFVRSKAAEWNLDKEKIGATGGSAGACSSLWLAFHDDMADPKSDDPIARESTRLYCAAVNGAQVTLDPKPLREWMPNYKYGAHAFGLPNLDAVLSDREALLPLINEYSPMAHVTKDDPAIGLFYGGEVPVVGSSPKDPTHSAVMGVKLAEKLEETGVEVVLVHPGVKDPKYKSSTEFLIDYLTK, from the coding sequence GTGAAACGTATTCTGGTTACCCTTTCCCTCCTCCTGCTGGCTCAACCGCTGTTCGCCAAAGAGCTGAAGGAATTGCATGATTTGCCGTACGGCGATCATCCGCGGCAAGTGCTCGACTTCTACCCCGCCAAATCGGACAAGCCGACTCCGGTCGTCTTCTACATCCATGGCGGCGGCTGGCAAGGGGGAGACAAGAAGACCAATCCCAAGGCCTTCAATGACAAAGGGATTTCGGTCGTCGCGATCAACTATCGCTACGTTAAACAAGCGGTCGAAGAAGGAGTGAAGCCCCCGGTCAAAGCGCCGCTGAGCGACGCCGCTCGTGCGCTGCAGTTCGTTCGCTCGAAGGCGGCCGAGTGGAATCTCGATAAGGAAAAGATCGGCGCGACCGGCGGATCGGCTGGCGCTTGCAGTTCGCTGTGGCTCGCGTTCCATGACGACATGGCCGACCCAAAGAGCGACGATCCGATCGCGCGTGAGTCGACCCGTCTTTACTGCGCCGCCGTCAATGGCGCTCAGGTGACGCTCGATCCGAAGCCGCTGCGTGAGTGGATGCCGAACTACAAGTATGGCGCCCACGCCTTCGGTCTGCCGAACCTGGACGCGGTCCTTTCTGATCGCGAAGCGCTGTTGCCGCTGATCAACGAATATTCGCCGATGGCCCACGTCACCAAAGACGATCCCGCGATCGGTCTATTCTACGGCGGCGAAGTTCCGGTCGTCGGCTCCTCGCCGAAAGATCCGACTCACTCTGCCGTCATGGGCGTGAAGCTGGCGGAAAAGCTGGAAGAGACCGGCGTCGAAGTCGTTCTGGTTCACCCGGGCGTCAAAGATCCGAAGTACAAGAGCTCGACCGAGTTCCTGATCGATTACCTGACGAAGTAG
- a CDS encoding translation initiation factor yields the protein MRLFAGTPFDIPPKCDDCGQLESECTCTPAEKAAREARRQEEAAREAREAARLPAEQQTAVIRIEKRKGGRKATVITGLTDVANDLPALLKRLQADCGSGGTVKPKEDLLEIQGDHAARVRQTLTSIGYRVKG from the coding sequence ATGCGTCTGTTTGCTGGAACCCCGTTTGATATTCCGCCAAAGTGCGACGACTGCGGTCAGCTAGAGTCGGAGTGCACCTGTACGCCGGCCGAAAAAGCGGCCAGAGAAGCGCGTCGTCAGGAAGAAGCAGCGCGTGAGGCGCGAGAAGCGGCCCGGCTCCCCGCGGAACAGCAAACAGCGGTTATTCGGATCGAAAAGCGCAAGGGAGGCCGCAAAGCGACCGTCATTACCGGTCTTACCGACGTCGCGAACGATCTTCCGGCACTGCTCAAGCGACTACAGGCCGACTGCGGCAGCGGCGGCACGGTGAAGCCGAAAGAAGATCTGCTCGAGATCCAAGGGGATCACGCCGCTCGGGTGCGACAAACGTTGACGTCGATCGGCTATCGCGTCAAAGGTTGA
- a CDS encoding response regulator transcription factor — translation MLIVEDDPDLLRGLSQALREENYAVDITSDGDDGLFKARSYDYDAIVLDVMLPGMSGFDLLRQLRTAKKTPVLLLTARDALQDRIQGLDEGADDYLVKPFELEELFARLRAIIRRSSGQASSVLTAGDVAVDTAAQTVTFQGELVTLSAREYRLVELLLRNQGALVSRTMIYEHLFDENHDSLSNLVDVYISRLRAKLGSDFITTRRGQGYIVDVAAAH, via the coding sequence GTGCTGATTGTCGAAGACGATCCCGACTTGCTCCGCGGCCTCTCCCAAGCGCTGCGCGAAGAGAATTACGCCGTCGACATAACCTCCGACGGCGACGACGGTCTCTTCAAGGCGCGTTCGTACGACTACGACGCGATCGTTCTCGACGTCATGCTGCCGGGAATGAGCGGGTTCGATCTATTGCGTCAACTTCGTACCGCGAAGAAAACGCCGGTCCTACTTTTAACGGCGCGAGACGCACTGCAGGATCGCATTCAAGGACTCGATGAAGGCGCCGACGACTACCTGGTGAAGCCGTTCGAGCTGGAAGAGCTGTTCGCCCGACTGCGGGCCATCATTCGCCGCAGCTCCGGTCAGGCCAGTTCCGTCCTCACCGCTGGCGACGTCGCCGTCGACACCGCGGCGCAAACGGTCACGTTTCAGGGCGAGCTCGTCACGCTGTCGGCACGCGAGTATCGCCTGGTCGAATTGCTGCTCCGCAACCAAGGCGCCCTCGTCTCGCGCACCATGATCTACGAGCATCTGTTCGACGAGAATCATGATTCCCTTTCGAACCTGGTCGACGTCTACATTTCGCGACTGCGTGCGAAACTAGGGAGCGACTTCATCACGACGCGCCGCGGACAAGGATACATCGTCGATGTCGCAGCGGCCCACTGA